One Parageobacillus sp. KH3-4 genomic region harbors:
- a CDS encoding sigma 54-interacting transcriptional regulator, with protein sequence MKKVLIVGAGNGGTALLKLLDQTAMFQIIAVADIDAKAPGIKVAKERSIPTGTDWRAFISEELDLIIEATGKQEVLEEIRERRAANTIVVPGTVAQMMAELVKDKETLIAKLKSETARRGLIFNSAHDGMIVVDEFAYITDMNNSAAEMIEVDKEEVIGKHILEVIPESGLPRVLKTKQTEFHQELKLENGKKIITTRIPMMDETGKLIGALAVFKDVTELVKLAEEITDLKEMRIMLEAIIHSSEEAISVVDEHGNGIFINPAYTRITGLSEEEVIGKPATADIAEGESVHMQVLKTRRPIRGVRMKVGPKNRDVVVNAAPIIVDGVLKGSVGVIHDVSEIQRLTNELNRARQIIRTLEAKYSFADIIGTSEEITVAIEQAKLAAKTPATILLRGESGTGKELFAHAIHNASDRKYNKFIRVNCAAISETLLESELFGYEEGAFSGAKRGGKRGLFEEANNGSIFLDEIGELSANTQAKLLRVLQEGEIVRVGGTKPIPINVRVIAATNVNLEKAIAEGTFREDLYYRLNRMPIYIPPLRTRKEDIPALCQHLIQKLNQDYGRNVEGVTAAALDYLLSYDWPGNVRELENVLGRAMIFMKFNEVVIDVHHIPPLDISREAPSFHKHEKGLEIRSLREMMEQYEAKIIEQALRKYNDNKTAAARALGISIRNLYYKLEKYGIAKKSTQ encoded by the coding sequence ATGAAAAAGGTGTTGATTGTCGGCGCTGGAAATGGGGGCACGGCGCTATTAAAGCTGTTGGATCAAACGGCCATGTTTCAAATTATTGCCGTGGCAGATATTGATGCAAAGGCTCCCGGAATAAAAGTGGCGAAAGAAAGAAGCATTCCAACCGGAACGGACTGGCGTGCTTTCATAAGCGAAGAATTGGACCTTATTATTGAAGCGACGGGAAAGCAGGAAGTGTTAGAGGAGATTCGTGAACGACGCGCTGCAAATACGATCGTCGTTCCGGGAACCGTCGCGCAGATGATGGCCGAGCTTGTCAAAGACAAAGAAACGCTGATTGCGAAATTGAAAAGCGAAACAGCGCGGCGCGGTTTAATTTTTAATTCTGCACATGACGGAATGATTGTCGTCGACGAATTTGCGTACATTACGGATATGAATAATAGCGCTGCGGAAATGATTGAAGTGGATAAAGAGGAAGTCATTGGAAAACATATTTTGGAAGTTATTCCGGAGAGCGGATTGCCGCGAGTGTTAAAAACGAAACAAACCGAATTTCATCAAGAATTAAAATTAGAAAATGGCAAAAAAATTATTACAACACGGATTCCGATGATGGATGAAACGGGAAAACTGATCGGCGCGCTAGCTGTCTTTAAAGATGTTACAGAACTAGTAAAGCTAGCGGAAGAAATCACGGATTTAAAAGAAATGCGCATCATGCTTGAGGCGATTATCCATTCTTCGGAAGAAGCGATTTCGGTCGTCGATGAGCATGGCAACGGCATTTTCATCAATCCCGCTTATACGCGCATTACTGGTCTGTCGGAAGAAGAAGTCATCGGCAAGCCAGCAACTGCTGACATCGCTGAAGGGGAAAGCGTGCATATGCAAGTGCTAAAGACGCGCCGGCCCATTCGTGGCGTGCGCATGAAAGTTGGTCCGAAAAACCGTGATGTGGTGGTGAATGCGGCGCCAATCATTGTTGACGGCGTATTAAAAGGAAGCGTTGGCGTGATTCACGATGTTTCAGAAATTCAACGGCTCACAAACGAATTGAATCGGGCAAGACAAATTATCCGCACGCTGGAAGCAAAATATTCATTTGCCGATATTATTGGGACGTCGGAGGAGATAACGGTAGCGATCGAGCAGGCGAAATTGGCGGCAAAAACGCCGGCCACTATTTTGCTTCGCGGCGAATCTGGCACGGGGAAAGAATTATTCGCCCATGCGATTCATAATGCGAGTGATCGAAAATATAACAAATTTATTCGCGTGAATTGCGCGGCCATTTCTGAAACATTATTAGAGAGCGAATTGTTTGGCTACGAAGAAGGAGCGTTTTCCGGAGCGAAAAGGGGAGGAAAGCGAGGGTTATTTGAAGAAGCGAATAATGGAAGTATTTTCCTCGATGAAATTGGCGAACTTTCCGCTAATACGCAGGCAAAGTTGCTTCGTGTGCTGCAAGAAGGAGAAATCGTTCGCGTCGGCGGTACAAAACCGATTCCGATTAATGTTCGCGTCATTGCGGCAACAAATGTCAATTTAGAGAAAGCCATTGCGGAAGGAACGTTTCGGGAAGACTTATACTACCGGTTAAACCGTATGCCAATTTATATTCCTCCGTTGCGGACGAGAAAAGAAGATATCCCCGCGCTATGCCAGCATTTAATTCAAAAGCTTAACCAAGATTACGGACGCAATGTCGAAGGGGTGACGGCGGCTGCGCTCGATTATTTATTGTCTTACGATTGGCCCGGAAATGTTCGTGAATTAGAAAATGTATTAGGGAGAGCGATGATTTTTATGAAGTTTAATGAAGTGGTGATCGATGTTCATCATATTCCACCGCTTGATATTTCGAGAGAAGCCCCATCTTTTCATAAACATGAGAAGGGCTTGGAAATCCGCTCTCTTCGCGAGATGATGGAGCAATACGAAGCGAAAATCATCGAACAAGCGCTGCGGAAATATAACGACAATAAAACTGCAGCAGCGCGTGCGCTCGGTATTTCGATTCGCAATTTATATTACAAGTTGGAGAAATACGGAATTGCCAAAAAAAGCACGCAATAA
- the yqiS gene encoding phosphate butyryltransferase: protein MKLQSLIDHTTKFPDMTVAVAAAEDEEVIDAVAMALDRHFGKFVLYGNQEQILQLLKRKNYVNSDSIQIVHVDSAVQAAELAVRAVHLNKANVLMKGNVPTATFLKAVLNKEYGLRMGKVLSHVAVFEIPGYDRFIIVTDAAMNISPDLEQKAQIISNAVAVAHAIGIETPKVAPLAAVEVVNPSMPATMDAAALTMMQKRGQIKGCVIDGPLALDNAVSLKAAEHKRIDSEVAGKADILLVPDIEAGNMLYKSLIYFANAKVGAIIAGAKAPIVLTSRADSAESKLYSLALAVCSASK, encoded by the coding sequence ATGAAGCTGCAATCGTTGATCGATCATACAACAAAATTCCCCGATATGACAGTAGCTGTCGCGGCAGCGGAGGATGAAGAAGTCATCGATGCGGTGGCGATGGCGCTTGATCGCCATTTCGGAAAATTTGTGCTGTATGGGAATCAAGAACAAATTTTGCAACTGTTAAAGCGAAAAAATTATGTAAATTCGGACAGCATACAAATCGTTCATGTCGATTCTGCCGTACAAGCGGCTGAACTTGCCGTCAGAGCCGTTCATTTAAATAAGGCGAACGTGCTTATGAAAGGGAACGTCCCGACCGCCACGTTTTTAAAAGCGGTGTTAAACAAAGAATATGGTTTGCGCATGGGGAAAGTGCTTTCCCATGTTGCGGTATTTGAAATCCCCGGCTATGATCGGTTCATCATTGTAACAGATGCCGCGATGAATATTTCACCTGATTTAGAGCAAAAAGCGCAAATTATTTCGAATGCGGTTGCGGTGGCCCATGCGATTGGCATTGAAACGCCAAAAGTGGCACCGCTTGCGGCGGTGGAAGTAGTGAACCCATCCATGCCAGCAACAATGGATGCTGCGGCATTGACGATGATGCAAAAGCGCGGGCAAATAAAAGGGTGTGTTATTGACGGTCCGCTTGCGCTTGATAACGCTGTTTCGCTCAAGGCAGCCGAGCATAAGCGCATTGACAGCGAAGTCGCAGGGAAAGCAGATATTTTGCTCGTTCCTGACATTGAAGCGGGAAACATGCTGTATAAATCGCTCATTTATTTTGCGAACGCGAAAGTCGGCGCAATCATTGCTGGAGCAAAAGCGCCGATTGTCCTTACGTCGCGCGCTGATTCCGCAGAAAGCAAGCTTTACTCATTGGCCCTTGCTGTTTGCTCCGCATCGAAATAA
- the bcd gene encoding branched-chain amino acid dehydrogenase has translation MKLFKYMEQYDYEQLLFCQDKESGLKAIIAIHDTTLGPALGGTRMWMYESEEAAIEDALRLARGMTYKNAAAGLNLGGGKAVIIGDPRKDKNEAMFRAFGRFIQGLNGRYITAEDVGTTVEDMDIIYQETDYVTGISPEFGSSGNPSPATAYGVYRGMKAAVKEAFGSDSLEGKVVAVQGVGSVAYHLCRHLHEEGAKLIVTDINKEAVQRAVDEFGAKAVDPNDIYGVDCDIFAPCALGGIINDETIPQLKAKVIAGSANNQLKEPRHGDIIHEMGIVYAPDYVINAGGVINVADELYGYNRERAMKKIEQIYDNIEKVFTIAKRDGIPTYKAADRLAEERIETMRKSRSQFLQNGHHILSRRRGC, from the coding sequence ATGAAACTTTTTAAATATATGGAACAATACGATTATGAACAATTGCTATTTTGCCAGGATAAAGAGTCAGGGCTAAAAGCGATTATCGCAATTCACGATACGACACTCGGACCGGCGTTAGGCGGCACGCGCATGTGGATGTATGAATCGGAAGAAGCGGCAATTGAAGACGCGCTTCGTTTAGCGCGCGGCATGACTTACAAAAACGCTGCAGCAGGACTGAATCTTGGCGGGGGAAAAGCCGTCATTATCGGCGACCCGCGCAAAGACAAAAATGAAGCGATGTTCCGGGCGTTTGGCCGCTTTATTCAAGGGTTAAACGGCCGCTATATTACGGCAGAAGATGTCGGCACGACGGTGGAAGACATGGATATTATTTATCAAGAAACCGATTATGTCACGGGAATTTCTCCTGAATTCGGTTCATCCGGAAATCCATCTCCGGCGACCGCCTATGGCGTTTACCGCGGTATGAAAGCGGCGGTGAAAGAAGCATTTGGCAGCGATTCACTCGAAGGAAAAGTCGTTGCCGTGCAAGGAGTCGGAAGCGTCGCGTACCACTTATGCCGTCATCTTCATGAAGAAGGGGCAAAACTGATCGTTACCGACATCAACAAAGAAGCGGTGCAGCGGGCGGTCGACGAGTTTGGCGCAAAAGCGGTGGACCCGAACGATATTTACGGCGTCGATTGCGATATTTTTGCGCCTTGCGCGCTCGGCGGCATTATTAACGATGAAACGATTCCGCAATTAAAAGCGAAGGTCATTGCTGGTTCAGCGAACAACCAGCTCAAAGAACCAAGACATGGCGACATCATTCATGAAATGGGGATTGTTTACGCGCCAGATTACGTGATTAACGCGGGCGGCGTCATTAACGTCGCGGATGAATTGTACGGTTATAATCGCGAGCGTGCGATGAAAAAAATTGAACAAATTTATGATAATATTGAGAAAGTATTTACGATTGCCAAACGTGACGGTATCCCAACATACAAAGCGGCGGACCGTCTCGCGGAAGAGCGGATTGAAACGATGCGCAAGTCCCGCAGCCAATTTTTGCAAAACGGCCACCACATTTTAAGCCGCCGTCGCGGTTGTTAA
- the buk gene encoding butyrate kinase, whose product MQARKFRILTINPGSTSTKIGVFENERPILEKTIRHDLETLQQYPSVTDQYAFRKQMILDALDEEEINLSKLSAVCGRGGLLRPIEGGTYRVNKQMLEDLQKGYSGQHASNLGGILAYEIASDLNIPAFIVDPVVVDELEPIARISGFALIERKSIFHALNQKAVARRVAKQLGRRYEELNLIVAHMGGGITVGAHKKGRVVDVNNGLDGEGPFSPERAGTVPAGDLVSLCFSGEYYRDEVMNMLVGKGGLVGYLGTNDAVKVEKMIEAGDEKAKLVYSAMAYQVAKEIGAASAVLAGNVDAIILTGGLAYGKQFVKEIIDRVDWIADVIVHPGENELQALAEGALRVLRGEEKEKVYPNGKFATATVL is encoded by the coding sequence TTGCAAGCGCGGAAGTTTCGCATTTTAACAATCAATCCTGGATCGACCTCGACAAAAATCGGTGTGTTTGAAAATGAGCGCCCCATTTTGGAAAAAACGATCCGCCATGACTTAGAAACGTTGCAGCAATATCCATCGGTTACCGATCAATATGCATTTCGCAAACAGATGATTTTAGACGCGTTGGACGAAGAAGAGATCAACCTTTCCAAATTAAGTGCTGTCTGCGGTCGCGGCGGCTTGTTGCGCCCGATTGAAGGAGGAACGTACCGCGTCAATAAGCAGATGCTCGAGGATTTGCAAAAAGGCTATTCCGGACAGCACGCTTCCAATCTTGGCGGCATTTTAGCCTATGAAATTGCTTCTGATTTAAATATTCCCGCGTTTATTGTTGATCCTGTCGTTGTCGATGAACTCGAACCAATTGCCCGCATTTCCGGATTTGCGCTCATTGAGCGAAAAAGCATTTTCCACGCGTTAAACCAAAAAGCGGTGGCGCGCCGTGTCGCCAAGCAGCTTGGGAGACGATATGAAGAATTAAATTTGATCGTTGCTCATATGGGAGGCGGAATTACCGTCGGTGCCCATAAAAAAGGGAGAGTGGTGGATGTGAATAACGGGTTGGACGGGGAAGGTCCGTTTAGCCCGGAGCGAGCCGGCACAGTGCCCGCGGGAGATCTCGTTTCATTATGCTTCTCAGGAGAGTATTATCGCGATGAAGTAATGAACATGCTCGTCGGAAAAGGCGGGCTCGTTGGTTATCTTGGCACGAATGATGCGGTAAAAGTCGAAAAAATGATCGAAGCGGGAGATGAAAAGGCAAAGCTTGTCTATAGCGCAATGGCATATCAAGTGGCAAAAGAAATTGGCGCGGCAAGCGCCGTATTGGCAGGAAACGTCGATGCGATCATTTTGACAGGCGGGCTTGCATACGGGAAGCAATTTGTGAAGGAAATTATTGATCGAGTTGACTGGATTGCCGATGTGATCGTTCACCCCGGCGAAAATGAGCTGCAAGCACTTGCCGAAGGAGCGCTGCGTGTTTTGCGCGGAGAGGAAAAAGAGAAAGTATATCCGAACGGAAAATTCGCGACAGCGACCGTTTTGTAA